From the Mangifera indica cultivar Alphonso chromosome 10, CATAS_Mindica_2.1, whole genome shotgun sequence genome, one window contains:
- the LOC123227185 gene encoding flavonol sulfotransferase-like translates to MESQLPSEKTVSSKASNEEENSPKTPETYRKIISTLPREYGWKAHGDLCLYQNFWCFSYLIEGSMFAQDHYNAQPTDIFLCSVPKSGTTWLKALTFSIVTRTQFDNSTTPLLFQGPHNCLPLLEIDFYRKGMKPEPGTLPLVASHLPYSSLPKSVIDSGCKIVYVCREPKDAFVSAWHFTRKLPHGVEEPMSLEEAFELFCNGVSDFGPYWDHVLGFWKASLERPEKILFLKYEELMKKTVFYVKRTAEFMGYPFSLEEEKEGKIQSIVEFCSFEKLSNLEINKTGKYSEDIPVENKTLFRKGKVGDWKNYLTPEMAERLDGITKQQLGEFGLSFDAS, encoded by the coding sequence ATGGAATCCCAATTGCCCTCCGAAAAAACTGTTTCGTCCAAAGCttcaaatgaagaagaaaattctcCTAAAACCCCAGAAACATacagaaaaataatttcaactcTTCCCAGAGAATATGGCTGGAAGGCTCACGGCGATCTTTGCTTGTACCAAAACTTTTGGTGTTTTTCCTACCTAATAGAAGGCTCCATGTTTGCTCAAGATCACTACAATGCTCAGCCTACCGATATTTTTCTGTGCAGCGTTCCGAAAAGTGGCACCACTTGGCTCAAGGCCCTCACTTTTTCTATCGTAACTCGAACTCAATTCGACAATTCCACCACCCCATTGCTCTTCCAGGGTCCCCATAATTGCCTTCCCTTACTAGAAATAGATTTTTACAGGAAAGGAATGAAGCCTGAGCCAGGAACTCTACCGCTTGTGGCCTCCCATTTGCCGTATTCTTCGTTGCCGAAATCGGTGATTGATTCAGGGTGTAAGATCGTTTACGTCTGCAGAGAACCGAAGGATGCGTTTGTTTCTGCTTGGCATTTTACGCGAAAGTTGCCGCATGGAGTTGAAGAACCGATGTCCCTGGAGGAGGCTTTTGAGTTGTTTTGCAATGGAGTTTCTGATTTTGGGCCATATTGGGATCATGTATTAGGGTTTTGGAAAGCAAGCCTGGAACGGCCTGAGAAAATATTGTTCTTGAAATATGAAGAGCTGATGAAGAAGACGGTGTTTTATGTGAAGAGAACGGCGGAGTTCATGGGATATCCTTTCTCCttggaggaagagaaagaaggGAAAATTCAGAGTATAGTTGAGTTCTGTAGTTTTGAGAAGTTGAGCAATTTGGAGATCAATAAGACCGGAAAATATTCTGAGGATATTCCTGTTGAGAACAAAACATTATTTCGGAAAGGTAAAGTTGGAGATTGGAAAAATTATCTTACGCCTGAGATGGCCGAACGTTTGGATGGAATAACGAAGCAGCAATTG